CCAACAGTCCAGAAATGGCCCCGGTTTTGGTACAACCTTTCCAGAAAAGGGCAAATACATACATGGAAAGGAAGGCTGCTGCGGTTATGGAGAACCACATGGAGGTTCCCACTGCTATAATGTTAGCCGGTAGGATGAATCCCATTATAACTGCAATGATCATGGCTATGGCAATTCCTAGCCTGGCGATCATTACCGATGCTCCTCCCTTTTTGTTAAACACGGTTTCGTAAATATCCCGACCCAGTGCTGTTCCCTGGGTGTGTACCTGGGCACTGAGGGTGGACATGGCTGCTGATAAAAGGGCAATCATGAATATATAGGCAAACCATAAGGGCATAGCTGCAGTGATGAATGCGGGGATAATTGAGTCGGCATTACCATTTACAACTTGTACAGCTAACTTTCCAACTGTTTCATAGAAATAAACATTGGATAAGGCCCCTACTATGAAAGCAGTTCCAGTCATTAGAAGAATAAAAATTCCACCCACCAGTACAGCCCGGTTTAGTTCACGGTTGGATTTAACCGTCATGAATCGGACCACAAGCTGTGGTTGGGACAGAACTCCTATTCCTACTCCCAGTATCAGTGTACTCACCAGAGTCCACCAGAAGGGACTTCCCAATGCGGGCATGGATGTCCACCCCGTGAAACCTGTGGCTGTCGCCGTGGCTGTCGCTTTAGCTGGCACTACGTTAACTAGATTGGTAAGAGCTTGGTTAGCATCAGTTACTCCTCCAAGCATCCAATAGGTGGCCACCAGAAGGATGAACATTCCCACAAACATTATGGTACCTTGGACAGCATCGGTGTACATTACACCCCTTATTCCGCCAAAAATAACGTATAATGCTACGATAACTGCCAGTACAACTAGAGCTATATTATAATCTATTTTGAGGGTTGTTTCTGCGAATCGAGCCATACCAATGAGAACCACTGATGCGTATAGTGTCATTCCAAAGAATATGACCAGTCCACTGAAATACTGTATAAATTTACTATCATAACGTCTGGATAAAAATTCCGGGAAAGTAAGGGCGCGTAAATTGTGTCCCATTTTCCGGGTGCGTTTTCCAAAGAATACAAAGGCTATGAAAATACCCACCAGTATGTTCAGGAATGTGAGCCATAAAAGTCCCATTCCATATACTCCAGCAGTACCACCAAAACCAACTATGGCTGCCGTACTTATGAACGTTGCACCGTAACTTAAAGCCATGATGAATGGATGGGTTTCCCTTCCTGCCACCAAGTAATCATCGGCAGTTTTGGTTCGCCTCCAAGCCACATAACCCACGTAGCCTGTTATAACTAAGTATATTAAAACTACAATACTTAATATCAATAGATCATTCATTTAATCCACAACCTATATTTTTATTAGGTCTAAACAATTTTATTCATCGTATTCATCCCAAAGACCCAATTCTTTTTCTTCCATTTCTTTTTCTTTTTCATGCCATTCCACTTCTTCTTTTATCTGCTCTACTTCATCTTCGCCGCCTTTATTCCAGTTGAGGATACCGTAAACAACACATAAAAGAGTTACCAGAATGCACCCAATGTATGCACCCCATATCCAGGGGTCATTTATTCCCAGGACCAATTTCTCACCTCCTAAAAGCCGCTAATTCTATTATTATTTATCATTATAAATTAAATGAACGATACTTTAAATATTTTTAGGGGATTAATCCCGCCATCAGGAACTCCTAGTCGCTAGCAAATTATTAAATTAAATATTCCGGGAAAAACAATAATAAATAATAACCTTAAACTGAGGAGGTATTTACTCAACTATTCAATATTAAAGAGGGGCATGAAGGTGGGATGAATGATGTTAGAAACGGCTTCAATAACATTCAAAAAAGAAAAAGGATTATTAGAAGATTTGATAGTGCCAGAAGAGTTTGTTAAAGATCTTCATTTTTCCAGTGAGGACCACTTGATGATAATGTTACGGGTGATTGGAAAAGACTCCAAAAAGGTAAAACAATTCTTTGAAAAAAGTGAAAAAGAGATATTTATCCTGGAAACAAAGCAGATGGCTCCAGATAATGCCCATGGAAACCTAGTATCTGGAAAATTCGAGTTAAACTCCCTGTACCTAGATGAAGGTCCTCCTCTATCCGTGGATATCAATCAGGAAATAAGTATGGTCCGGACCATTCTGGACTTTAAGAAGATGGGTTAGTGGGAATAACTTGATATGTCTATCCGGATTATTTTGAAATAGTTTCCACTGAACACTGTAGTTCCAGAACTGGTTAATGAATCGACTATTTGTCGTGTTTGGCAGTTTGATCCATCATTCTGACTATTCCCACCGGCCCCTGGAGGCGTATTTGTCTGGTTAGTCATATTTCCAGGGGGTTGCATATTTTTGGTGAGGTTAGAAGGCAAGTTGTTGGTGAGGTTAGAAGGCAAGTTGTTGGTGAGGTTAGAAGGCATATTCCCCGTAGGTCTACCGAACTAGAATTCATATTTTCAGGACCGTTAGTGCTGTTGGCCATAACTCCAGAGGGCTGTTGATCTTTCTGCATTGAATTCCAACTCGTCTGTGATCCGCTGTTAACGGAGGGTAGCATATCCAGTGAATTGGGAAGAATTGATGGACCATAGGGTAAAAGGAAACTTAAAGAATAATTGTTATCCGCACCGGATCCTGGAGTTTTTGAAGGATTTGATGAAATCTTATCAAAACCATCTGAAGAAGATGTTTGATTACTCTGAGCACTAACTGAATAAATGGTGCTGTTTTGATAGTTTTCCTGAACTCCTTGAATATTTTCAACAACAGTGTAAAATAAAAATACATGATTATAGTAGTTAGATTTTAGAATTAAAGGATTTATACTTAATTATTTTTTTAAGAAAAATGGGTGGAATTATGGATTTTGTGTTATGAACATAAATATGAGTTAATCACTGTGAGTGATTGGATGTTGAAAAACTTGAAAATCCCATAGCACCACCAGATAAAGATGGAACTGTTTGAGCTGAACCTCCTGCCAGGAACTGATAAATGTAAAAATAGCCATTAGAATTCTAAATAATGATCTGTCAGGGGCTAATTTTTTCCCCATTTTGGTTGATAATTTAACTTCTTCTGATTCATTAACCAATTTGGTGTTATCCTTTTCAACCATAGAATCCACCCAAATTCTAATTTAGCTAAATCATAGTAAAGCAATAATTTTATGTCCTGTTACCTACTTAAATGTTAATAATAACTTGAAACATAGACGGTGCAGGAAAATCCTTGAAATTAGTATTGGAAAATAGATGTTTTTTGAAATTCATGTGGATTGAGTTTTATGAGGATTTCAACAATACTACCCATAACCAAATGGGCCAAAAACTATGATAAAACATGGTTGAGGTCGGATATTATTGCAGGAATTACGGTTGGGGCTTTTATAATTCCAGAATCCATTGCATATGTATATTTAGCTAATTTACCACCTGAAGTTGGCTTATATTCTGCGATGGTTGCGGTTCTGGTCTATGTAATCTTTGGTACATCCCGTCAGTTATCCATTGGCCCCCTATCTACACTTTCAATATTAGTTGGTTCTACACTGGGTTCTTTAATGATCCCCGGTACTGCCCAGTATGCCATGATTGCATCCCTGGTAGCAGTTATAGCTGGTCTTCTGGCAATACTGTCCTGGGTTTTAAGATTAGGATTCATGGTCAAATTCATATCCAAACCAGTATTAACTGGTTTTTTAACAGGTATAGCATTATTCATTACATCAGGTCAGATTTCAAAGTTATTCGGAATATCTGGAGGTTCTGGAACTTTTTTTCAACGGATATATTACTTTTTAACCCATATAGATCAGACTAACTTACCATCCCTTGCCATTGGAGTGGGAGGAATCATTTTCCTATATTTAGCCACCAAAAAATTTCCAAAACTTCCCAATACCCTTTTTCTGGTCTTAGGATCAATTGTACTCATCACTGTCACCAATATTACCTCCCTTGGGGTGAAAGTAGTGGGGCACATCCCCCAGGGATTACCCTCTCTTATAATTCCGGATCCTGCACTAATTGATGTTAACGTGCTTATTACCCTGGCAGCCACTGTCTTTCTCATAAGTTATATGGAAGGATATTTATTCGCTGCTGAATTTGCAACAAAAAACAGGTATAAAATTGATAAAAACCAGGAATTATTAGCTTTAGGATTGTCAAATATTGCAGTTGGATTGTTCCAGGGATTGCCCGTGGGTGGGGCACTATCTAGGACTGCAATAAACAATGACAGTGGGGCTAAAACCCAGCTCGCAGGAGGTGTATCTGGATTAGTTATTCTCCTGGTCCTTCTATTCTTGACCGGGATTTTTACCAACTTACCGGAGACTATACTGGCCGCAATTGTACTATTTATTATTAAAGGCCTGGTGGACATACCCCATTTGCGTAACATCTATAATTTTAATAAGATAGAGTTCATTATTGCCATCATAACCTTACTATCTGTACTATTCTTTGGTGCACTGGAAGGTATCGTGATTGGAGTGATATTATCCGTGGTGGGGTTGATTAAGAAAATGTACAACCCCCACATTGCGATTCTTGGAAAAATGCCTGGTAAAGACCAATTTTTAGACATTAAACGACGCCCAGAGGCTGAAATAATTCCCGGGATACTTATTGTGCGGGTTGATGGGTCCCAAATATTCCTAAACACAGAAGACATACAAAATAAGATTCTCAACCTGATAGATCATGAATATAAGGATATTAAACTATTTGTTCTAGATTTTGAGGCCACATCATTCATTGACCACTCAGGAACTCAAATGTTAGAGGAACTCTATGATGAACTTAAACTGAGGAGTATTAAATTCAAAGCAGCCAATATGTATGGTCCTCTGCGTGATTCTCTCCAAAAAACGAAACTGGAAAAAGAAATTGTGGATAGCAATGTTTCTTTAACCATAGAAGATTGTATTGAGCTTTGGGAAGCAGAATATCTAGATTAATATTTCTTGAAGTGGATCTAATCCATTTACATCAATTAATTATCCATTTACTGGGGAATTAATCTACTTATAGACTAATAAGAATGCCCTATATTGTTTGAAATATCATATTAACAACCCCTATATTAACAACCCCTATTTTTTTAGTAATAATGCAAATTGTTTTATTCTTGAAAATTAATAAAATAACATGAATATTTTCTATTTAGACCAAGGAAATTAAATTGAGATGATTTGCAATAACTTGAGATGATAGGAAAATCTTCTCAAATCATTTATCCATCAACATTTATCAAAGGAGCGTATTGAAATTAAAGAGATTAATACGGTTGAAAAAGCGGAAATTGACATTAAACATTCCAGTGCTATTCTTAATTCTATTTTTGAAGGTCCTGAGAATATAATCGCCTTTTCACTGGACCAAAATTATCAATACATCTTCTTTAACCAGGTTCACAGCCAAACCATGAAAAATATTTGGGGTGTTGATATTGAGATTGGTAAAAGCATGCTGGACTACATCTCCTATCCTGAAGACCGTGAAAAAGCGAAAATGAACTTTGATCGGGTTCTTTCTGGTGAAAATTTCATTGTCATTGAAGAGTATGGGGAAGAGAGTCTCAGCCGTAATTACTGGGAAAACATTTACAACCCTATCCAGTCAGATACTGGAATAATAGGCATTAATGTATTTTGTATTGACATAACTGAAAGGCAAAAAGCTGAAGACGCCCTTAAATTAAGTCAGATTCGTTTGGAAAATGCCATGGATCTGGCAAAGTTAGCTAACTGGGAATTCGATCCCTCCAATAAAATTCTTACCTTCAATGATCGGTTCTATTCCATGATTGGTACCACCGCTGAAAAGGAAGGTGGTTACCAGATATCATCGGATACCTATATTCAGAGATATGTGCATCCCGACGATGTTCAACCAATGTCAGAAATAATAGAATCATCCTTAACAGAGAATAGATTGATCTTTAGCCAGGAGATCCATCACCGGGTGGTCCTCAATAATGGTGAAATTAGGCACATGGCATTCCACATAAGAGTAATTCCTGCAACTGAAGAAGAGAGTATTCATGTTCACGGAACAGTTCAAGATATCACAGAACGTAAAAAGGTTGAAGAAAAACTCAAAAAATCTTTAAAGGAAAAAGAAGTTCTTATAAAAGAGATACACCACCGGGTTAAGAATAATCTTATGATTATATCCAGTCTCCTGAACCTTCAATCCCAATACATAAAGGATGAAGAAGCCCTGGATATTTTCAGGGAAAGTCAAAACAGGGCCCGTTCAATGGCTCTCATCCACGAACGTTTGTACCAATCCAAGGATCTTAAGCGGATAGACTTTGGAGATTATATTCAGACCCTATCTAAGGATCTGTACCACAGCTGCGTCACTGACCCCCAACGGGTTGAACTGAAGATGCACGTGGAAAATTTAATGGTGGATATTAACACCACCGTACCCCTGGGACTTATTGTAAATGAACTGGTAACTAATTCCATGAAACACGGATTTATTAAAGATGCAGAGGGTGAAATCAATATAGACTTCCATAAAGATGGGGATGAATTCGTACTGGTAGTTGAGGATACTGGAGTTGGATTTCCAGATGATATTGACTTTAGAAACACGCCAACACTGGGTTTGCAGTTAGTGAATAATTTAACCACCCAAATAGACGGGAAAATTGAATTAAATAGAGATAAGGGAACTAAATTTATAATAACCTTTGAGGAGCAATACAGATAATCTTTTTTTAATTACTAATGAAATTAAGATATTAAAATGATTATTAGAGGCAAATAACTGGGAGATATTTAATGATAGTCCCTTATCAATCTTCCAAGCATTTTTGAAAATTAACCAGTAACAACATTAAATTGAATCCTTTCTTGGTGATCATGTAGTCCCCTCGCTCATGTCTCTGTAGGATAAGTTCACTTTTCAAGAGTTTCTGGATGTGGAATAATAAGTTACCACCGCGGAGTCCCGTGAGTTCAGAAAGTGAAGAGAAAGTGCGGGTTTCTGATACCATTGATTTTAGTATTTGCAGCCTTTGTTTATTGGACAACGGTTCTAATGCATTTTTAACAATGTTTTCCTCATTAATGGCAGATATTTTAGTCTTTTTTTCATCATTGGAATTGTATATCTGTAAGGAGTCTATAAGGTTTAGTTGTTTTTCAAAAAGAGAGTTAACTTCACTGAAACAAATATCACAATTATCAAAGGATACTTGTTTCCTTATTTGACCTAATTCCCCTTTTTTCTCCGCAATTTCCTCTTCTGAAACCTTCCCTTCCCTGATATTTTTTGAATTATCCTCCAAAAAATCTGTGAATATTGATTTACAGGTGTCTCTCATGGGGCATGGGTCAACCATTCCCTTTTCCAAACCCATTCCAATATCATCTGACATGTAAACAGTTAGAGAATCTATAAAATCCTTCCTTAAATTAGCCATCATCAGATCTAAATATTCCTGATTGGACCTTTCCATTAATCGTTTAATATCCCGGTGTATTGCTTCTAATTTAGCCGGTGTGTCGTAGATTTTAGAATTTTTCATTTGATCACATTCATGTGTTCCCATAATTTCAATGTGTTCATATATCCATTATTGAAAATAAAGTTTCTCATTTAACCTTCAGAGTCACATTTGTGTATATAAATATACTTAGTATAATTTAATGACGGTTTAGTATATATTTCTATTAAACAATAGTTAAGACTGGATTTAATTACCCACTGGAGATGATATAAATGGGAGTTAAAGAAGAAATACACACACAGATTGTTGGAGCACTAGCAGGGGCTAAATTCCCCCTGGAAACACCTGAAGCACTCTTAAGTGCATTCCCTGACGGGGCAGAAACAACCTGCAAATCAGGAGATTTTGAACTGAAAGCAGGAGATGCAGGTAAAGTGCTTACTGCTAGTGATTTTCCATTCAAATCAGCGCAAAATGTTGCAGATGTGATAGTGGAAAGAGCAGGGTTATGAATAACCCTACCTTTCCCTATTTTTCTTTTTTAAAAAATCAATGCTAAGTGGTTTAACAAAAAGAAGTGGTTTAACAAATAGATGGAGCAACTGAATATAACTCAGGAAACTGAATTCGAAATTAAATTTAGAGAGTTAGAGTATATGAAAGATTTCATAAACTGTTTTTAATTCCCCAATATTATCCCCCCATACTATCCTTTATCATACTAGAATTTTTAAGTTATATCACGACGTTTAAATCCAATTAAACCCATTGAAATTAATACCGATGCCAACACCATCATTAAAACTGAATCCCACCCTACACTGTCCCCTAAAAGTAGATTCGGGACGTGAGTGAATGGAGATATATTAATTATCCATTGACTGATATCCAGAAAATCCGGCAGAAAGTTAATTATTGAGAAGAATCCCAGTACCACCCAAGTTAAAGAGGTTAAACGTGGTACAAAACCAAATAAAGCCACTGCTACCCCCACCATCACCCAGATTGCAGGCAAATAAATTAGAACTGCACTTAAAAGCCGGGACAAATCCTGATCCATTCCAGAATAAATACCATAAATAGAACTGTAACTTAAAATAAAGATCACCAGCAACATTGCAGGGCCGATTAAAGCAAAAAAAATGTTACTAAAAGCCCAACGGGTTCGGTTAACTGCATTGGTTATCAAGAATTCTGAATGTTTTTTGACTTCCTCTGATCGCAGCTTTAATGCTGCTAAAATACCATAAATAGCGAATACTTGGCCAAATAATAGGAGCATTAAAGTCATATAGCTATCCAGAGGCTCGGCCCCATTGCCCATATGGGAAAGAATGGACATGAAAAGGGGATTGTTGTTAAATATATTGGTCATAGTCTGAGCATTGTAACCTAAAATTACTCCCATCACTATAAAGGCTATTATCCAAAAGAAAAGCATTTTCCGGTGTATTCTCCAGGCCAGGCCAATAACACTACTTAGAGTTGAAGAAGCCCTGGCAGGACCAGTTCTCTGGGGTAAAAATCCGTTTCCCACATCCCGGATGGAAGAGAGTTTGTAGGTCCAAAATAGCATGAAAACAATGAAAACAATGAACAATCCCAAAACCCACCATTCTTCACCGGCAAAGGCCCGTAGATAATGAACCCATCCTAGGGGAGAAAGCCAGGATAGCCAAGCCACTTCTCCATTATCCCATCCAACAATACGTAACAAGAAAAATGCTATTAAAACCGCAACAGTGATGTAACGGACATCACTGGAATTTTCAGTTAACTGTGCAGCTAAACTGGCAATGGCTGCAAAAAGACATCCAAAAAGTGTCATGGAAAAGCCCATTGCCAGGGATCCCTCCCAGGGAAGCCCCAACCCAATTAAAGAAAGGGTAATGATGAGTCCCATGAGGATGTTGGCACCAAAGGTAGTTAGTAAAGCCGAAGTCAATGCAGACTGCCTACCAACTGTACTTGAGTTTAGAAGTTCAAGACGGCCTTTTCTTTCTTCACTGCGGGTGTGACGTATTATAAGGAAAATATTCACCAGAGCCACCAGAATGGGGCCAATTACTGCACTACGCCATGCCACCAAACCCCCCACAGAAGAATTCAGAATAGACCCTAAAAATGCAACAGCACCCGGATTATTGCTAATTTCTAGAACCATAACCGTCCTTGAAGCAGGATCAGAATACATATTTACAAAGGTAGTAGCAATGCTGAAAAACATAAACACCGGGAATAAAAAAAGACCCGGTAAAATTAAACGATCCCTACGAAGAATTAAACGCACCAGTGTCCAGGTCCCTGAAAAATTCCCCATATTAACTTTCATTCTTCATCACTCCCTGACTATTTTTTTCCCAGTATATTCTTCACTGTAGTAACGTATGAAAAGTTCTTCCAACGTAGGTGGGGTGCTTAGAAGAGATTTAACACCGAATTGTGTGAGATATTTTAAAACAGAATCAATTTTTTCCCCATCAACACTGAAGCGGGCATGTTTATCATTCACAGTAAGATTATGAATTCCTTCCAGATTTTCAAGTCCGGTGATAGATTTATAGGCATCCACGGTGATGGATGTCCTGGTGATATATCTTAAATCTTCAAAGGTTCCGGTTTCAATGATCTGACCATCCCTGATGATGCTGAGGCGATCACAAAGGGCCTCCACTTCAGAGAGAATATGGCTAGATAGTAAAACTGTTTTACCAGCTTTTTTAAGTTCATTAACATTTTCTCGAAAGACCACTTCCATTAGGGGGTCCAGACCAATGGTTGGCTCATCCAAGATATACAATTCTACATCAGAAACTAAAGCAGATATAAGAGCTACTTTTTGACGGTTACCCGTGGAATATGCACCACATTTCTTCTTAGGATCTAACCTAAAATGTTCCAATAGTTCATCCCGACGTTCGGGGTCAAAATCACCCCTTAACTTACCTAACATATCAATAACTTCACCACCAGTTAGACTTGGCCATAAATTCACATCCCCCGGTACATAGGCCATCCTGCGGTGAAGTCTAACTGCATCGTGCCAAGGGTCCCCGTCAAAAAGGCGAATTTCCCCGGAATCCTTACGTATCAATCCCAGCAATATACGGAGTGTGGTTGTCTTTCCAGCGCCGTTGGGACCAATGAACCCATAAACTTCTCCGGGTTTAACTTCTAGATCCACTTCATTCAGGGCTAAAAACTTACCATAGTATTTGGTTAACTTTTCTATTTCAATTACCGTCATCTAATTGAACCTCCCCACTAAATCCGCATTGCAAACTAGTATACTCTTATTTCTTCTAATCTGTATCCATTTCCATTAACCATTTTCTCCATACATGTACGGGAATACCCAGAAATTATAATAACTGGGTCCTGGTATTTTATTAAATATGCAAAAATTAACCTGCAAAGTGCGGTGGAACACCATCTTCTCCAAATTAGCCCAGGTGAATTTCAAGAATATAAATCAGATTGAGATATTAGAAGTCCTTAAGGAAGACTTGAACAAGAAGGAGAATCTGGGAATCTGCAAAATAGTCCTGGAAGAAGGTCGGCCACTTAACCAGCTTAAGTTCTCTAAATATTATGAAATACTGGAAGTAATTGAGAAAAACAATAGTGAATACACATGCATGGTGAAGGTATCCACACCGCCCTACTTTTCAAGGTTTTTAGAACTGATGGAACTTGAAATTATCTGGCAAAGCCCCATAATCATGAACAGAGAGAGTATGACCTTTAATTGTCTGGGTTCTCCTTCAAGCCTGGAGAAAGTTCTTAACTTGGTTAAATTAATGGGAACTATCACCCAAATTTCCTACAGTGATACTGGATATATCAACCCTAATAACAAAATGTTATCTGATCTAACTTTGAAAGAACACGAAGTGTTAATGATGGCCATTGAAAGCGGGTACTATGAATATCCACGTAGGATAAATGGAACAGAACTGGCCCGTAAGTTTAAAGTGAGTAAATCCACAGTCATTGAGCAATTGAGAAGAGCTGAAAATAAAGTTATGATATCCGCATTTAAACCCGTATAGTACTTTATAATAAATTAAACATTAATTATTCACCTGAAAATTCATTGGGAAATTTTTAAAATACTATTTTACTAATGATTAGCCAGAGATAAAAATAAATAATGCACAAAAGTTCATTAACTTCAAAAGACGGCACTATTATTGGTTATCGGAAGATGGGCCATGGCCCCCGGCGTGTTCTTTCATGGTGTGAATGCTTCTCAAAACTTTATGAAACTAGGTACCCTCCTGCTGGATGAATTTACAGTATACATTGTGGATCGCCGTGGCCATGGTATGAGCGGACCCTGCGGTAGTAAAACACCTCAATTCTTGAAAGATAGCCTCACTGCCTTAAACGAAACAATACCTTATTCTAATCTGGTTGAACTTAAGGGCCTTAACCATGACTCTGCACAAGACTATGGCAAACCAAAACCCATAGCGCAGGAATTAAGGCGTTTCTTCTGAAATTCTGTGATTAGAAAATCTAAGAATATCTGTTTAAAATTGTTTTTCAGATTCAAATAAGCTTATTGAACTATCTAAATCATCCTTGCTTGATTCAATAATGACTATAGCTGACTTTAACTCATCATCTTTATATTGCTGATCAACCATTAAACGATGGATAACAAATCCTATGATAGATAATATGGCCATAATAATCAAAACAAAGAAAATTAACGATAATAAATATTGATTGAATGTAAGATTTTCAAGGGTAGTGAAAGATAAAATGAAAGCAGCTAAAAATGCAAAAATAAAGCAGATTGCAATGATTAATAATAATTTTTGGTCATCACTCGCCCTATCCTTAAATGAAGAATAAGCGGCTATAGACAGGGAAGATCCTGCTACACTTAAAACCAAAAATCCCGATATTATCGTGTTGATATCCATTTTTCAGCACCTATTAATGACTCTCTTGCCGGAATACTTCTTCTTTAGTTAAGGGACGAGCATAGCCCATCATTTTACTAAAAGCTTCATCGTATTTTTTTATTAGTTCAGGTTGTGCATTCTTTATCCCTACCGATCCCCGGCTATTGTTGTGTCGATGGGGCTTTTCAATGTATAAATGATCCTTATTAAAAACCATGAAATGATTGGTGGGTCTTCTGGGCAAGATTAAATATTCCACATTCTTATACTGATCAAGAAGGGTGTAAATTTCCATTTTATCCTCAGAAAATACCTTAGGACCACTAATAATATTTATCGATCCAAATCCATGATACGCTGCGTGTTTAATTATCTCTCGTTTACCATCGCTGAATTCTCCACAGATCACATTGAGTTCCAATTCATCACCGATTTTTCCCTTAGTTTTTAGATTATTCAGATCTTCAATCAGATTAAATCTCCATAATCTTCTTTTATATCTTTCTGCGCGGTGAAAAAGAACAATTTCTCCCCCATAATGCCCACTATAATGAGGATTATGCCTATAAATTAATTTAATTAATATAATAACCACTACTAAGGCTAAAATCATTACCATCCCAAGTACTGCATAATCAAACTGCATTTTAGGCCCCTTTATCTAGAAAAAATGTAATAGAAATTCATCCAAAAATTTATAATATGTAATAAAAGAATTAATCAAGAATTGCTAGTCTCATCAGTCAC
This DNA window, taken from Methanobacterium subterraneum, encodes the following:
- a CDS encoding sodium:solute symporter family protein: MNDLLILSIVVLIYLVITGYVGYVAWRRTKTADDYLVAGRETHPFIMALSYGATFISTAAIVGFGGTAGVYGMGLLWLTFLNILVGIFIAFVFFGKRTRKMGHNLRALTFPEFLSRRYDSKFIQYFSGLVIFFGMTLYASVVLIGMARFAETTLKIDYNIALVVLAVIVALYVIFGGIRGVMYTDAVQGTIMFVGMFILLVATYWMLGGVTDANQALTNLVNVVPAKATATATATGFTGWTSMPALGSPFWWTLVSTLILGVGIGVLSQPQLVVRFMTVKSNRELNRAVLVGGIFILLMTGTAFIVGALSNVYFYETVGKLAVQVVNGNADSIIPAFITAAMPLWFAYIFMIALLSAAMSTLSAQVHTQGTALGRDIYETVFNKKGGASVMIARLGIAIAMIIAVIMGFILPANIIAVGTSMWFSITAAAFLSMYVFALFWKGCTKTGAISGLLVGTFLSLFWLVFEYKKSAEALGIAKALTGQAVLTTSLPWPTVDPIVVALPVALVVTIVVSLLTKKPSEEHMEKCFEGV
- a CDS encoding symporter small accessory protein; amino-acid sequence: MVLGINDPWIWGAYIGCILVTLLCVVYGILNWNKGGEDEVEQIKEEVEWHEKEKEMEEKELGLWDEYDE
- a CDS encoding SulP family inorganic anion transporter; this encodes MRISTILPITKWAKNYDKTWLRSDIIAGITVGAFIIPESIAYVYLANLPPEVGLYSAMVAVLVYVIFGTSRQLSIGPLSTLSILVGSTLGSLMIPGTAQYAMIASLVAVIAGLLAILSWVLRLGFMVKFISKPVLTGFLTGIALFITSGQISKLFGISGGSGTFFQRIYYFLTHIDQTNLPSLAIGVGGIIFLYLATKKFPKLPNTLFLVLGSIVLITVTNITSLGVKVVGHIPQGLPSLIIPDPALIDVNVLITLAATVFLISYMEGYLFAAEFATKNRYKIDKNQELLALGLSNIAVGLFQGLPVGGALSRTAINNDSGAKTQLAGGVSGLVILLVLLFLTGIFTNLPETILAAIVLFIIKGLVDIPHLRNIYNFNKIEFIIAIITLLSVLFFGALEGIVIGVILSVVGLIKKMYNPHIAILGKMPGKDQFLDIKRRPEAEIIPGILIVRVDGSQIFLNTEDIQNKILNLIDHEYKDIKLFVLDFEATSFIDHSGTQMLEELYDELKLRSIKFKAANMYGPLRDSLQKTKLEKEIVDSNVSLTIEDCIELWEAEYLD
- a CDS encoding sensor histidine kinase, producing the protein MDQNYQYIFFNQVHSQTMKNIWGVDIEIGKSMLDYISYPEDREKAKMNFDRVLSGENFIVIEEYGEESLSRNYWENIYNPIQSDTGIIGINVFCIDITERQKAEDALKLSQIRLENAMDLAKLANWEFDPSNKILTFNDRFYSMIGTTAEKEGGYQISSDTYIQRYVHPDDVQPMSEIIESSLTENRLIFSQEIHHRVVLNNGEIRHMAFHIRVIPATEEESIHVHGTVQDITERKKVEEKLKKSLKEKEVLIKEIHHRVKNNLMIISSLLNLQSQYIKDEEALDIFRESQNRARSMALIHERLYQSKDLKRIDFGDYIQTLSKDLYHSCVTDPQRVELKMHVENLMVDINTTVPLGLIVNELVTNSMKHGFIKDAEGEINIDFHKDGDEFVLVVEDTGVGFPDDIDFRNTPTLGLQLVNNLTTQIDGKIELNRDKGTKFIITFEEQYR
- a CDS encoding winged helix-turn-helix domain-containing protein, whose amino-acid sequence is MKNSKIYDTPAKLEAIHRDIKRLMERSNQEYLDLMMANLRKDFIDSLTVYMSDDIGMGLEKGMVDPCPMRDTCKSIFTDFLEDNSKNIREGKVSEEEIAEKKGELGQIRKQVSFDNCDICFSEVNSLFEKQLNLIDSLQIYNSNDEKKTKISAINEENIVKNALEPLSNKQRLQILKSMVSETRTFSSLSELTGLRGGNLLFHIQKLLKSELILQRHERGDYMITKKGFNLMLLLVNFQKCLED
- a CDS encoding MTH865 family protein, which codes for MGVKEEIHTQIVGALAGAKFPLETPEALLSAFPDGAETTCKSGDFELKAGDAGKVLTASDFPFKSAQNVADVIVERAGL
- a CDS encoding ABC transporter permease, whose translation is MAWRSAVIGPILVALVNIFLIIRHTRSEERKGRLELLNSSTVGRQSALTSALLTTFGANILMGLIITLSLIGLGLPWEGSLAMGFSMTLFGCLFAAIASLAAQLTENSSDVRYITVAVLIAFFLLRIVGWDNGEVAWLSWLSPLGWVHYLRAFAGEEWWVLGLFIVFIVFMLFWTYKLSSIRDVGNGFLPQRTGPARASSTLSSVIGLAWRIHRKMLFFWIIAFIVMGVILGYNAQTMTNIFNNNPLFMSILSHMGNGAEPLDSYMTLMLLLFGQVFAIYGILAALKLRSEEVKKHSEFLITNAVNRTRWAFSNIFFALIGPAMLLVIFILSYSSIYGIYSGMDQDLSRLLSAVLIYLPAIWVMVGVAVALFGFVPRLTSLTWVVLGFFSIINFLPDFLDISQWIINISPFTHVPNLLLGDSVGWDSVLMMVLASVLISMGLIGFKRRDIT